The following nucleotide sequence is from Nitrospirota bacterium.
TACGCCTCCATGACCTCATCTATTATCTTCTGTGTCTGTTGAATTGCTGTACTCATGCAGCCTCCACGTCCCCGTCCATTATTCCAAACTCCATTAGAAGCGCTTCAAGCTCCTCCATTTCAAGTGGAGTTGGGATAACGAAATTTTTGTTTTCCGCTATTTTTTTAGCTAATGCCCTGTACTCATCACACTGAGGATGTTCGGGTGAATACTCGATACAGGTTTTTCTTCTTAGCTCCGCCCGTTGCACATGATTATCACGTGGTATGAAGTGAATCATCTGAGTGTTTAGCTTTTCAGCAAGGGCTATTATAAGCTCGGCCTCTTTGTCGGTTTTTCTTGAGTTACAAATAAGACCGCCAAGCCTTACGCCACCACTGTTAGCGTATTTTAGTATTCCACGAGCTATATTGTTTGCCGCATACATGGCCATCATCTCGCCGGAGGTGACTATGTATATTTCCTTTGCCTTACCCTCTCTTATGGGCATAGCAAAACCGCCGCACACAACGTCCCCTAAAACATCATAAAAGACGTAATTAAGGTCTGGCGTATAAGCGCCATTTTCCTCAAGAAAATTGATTGCCGTAATAACACCACGTCCGGCGCAGCCCACACCAGGCTCAGGGCCTCCGGATTCGGCACATTTTATTCCTAAAAATCCCTCCAGCAAAACCTCTCCGATTTCGAGGTCCTCCACCGAACCCTTCTCCCTTGCCATGTCCATTACCGTAGCCTGAGCCTTTCTATTTAGTATTAATCTGGTAGCATCGGCCTTAGGGTCACAACCCACTATCATACATTTGTGGCCGGCCTCAGCAAGCGCTGCCACTGTGTTTTGTGTCGTTGTGGATTTCCCTATGCCCCCCTTTCCATAGATTGCAATCTGTCTCATCATAACAATGCCTCCTTTGCATGTGATCGTATTATTACTTGTAATTGCAATTATTATGCCAAGCAAAATAATGATTTAAAAACAGATAGTTATAATTGTTTTATGGTTATAATTTTTAATGGTTAGCTACATTTTTGTAGCATTACCTACAAAAATGTAGCTTTTGGACGGAGGCTGGTCTTTTTTAAGTATTAGAATGCTGGTAAAGTTATATCTATAGTGAAGTGCATAACAACGTTCACTTTTTTTAAAAGCTGAGATTGCCACGTCGCTATCGCTCCTCGCAATGACGGATAAATAAATACTGTAAAAACAGCCACTTGCCGTCATTGCGAACCCACGTAGTGGGTGTGACAATCTCATCTTTAGTGAGTTCAATACGAACATACTTTTGAACATCACTATATGAGCGCAATTCCGTATTATAACAAGTCTATATAATCTCAAGTTGATAAAATGCGTGGGAAATGGTAAAATTCCGGCCATGGAGAAAAATAAAATGGCAAACAAACTCAACAAGATGGTGCTGTTAGCCGTGGCAGTTTCATTGGTATTAATTTCAACGGTGGGTTGCAGCAAAAAAGACAGCAGCGTTAAGGCTGAAGGTGATGTTATTAAAATAGGAGTAATAGCGGAGTTAACAGGTGAGATTCCAGCCGTCGGTGCCTCGTGCAAAAATGCTGCAGAAATGGCCGTTAAAACAATAAATGACAGCGGTGGAATAGAGGTTAGCGGAAAGAAAATGAAAATAAAGATTCAAATAGAAGATAACGCCGGACGTGCCGAACAGGCTGCCTCAACCGCTCAGAAACTTATAACTCAGGAAAAAGTCGTTGCCATAATTGGTCCAAACTCAAGCGGCGGCGCTATCCCTACATCTGAAATAACAGAGACTGCTAAAATCCCAATGATTACCCCCTGGTCAACCAATCCAAAAACCACAGTTGACACACGGCTGGGTAAACCCAAGCGCTATGCCTTCAGAGCCTGCTATCTGGACTCTTTTCAGGGACAGGTGCTAGCGCTTTTTGCCAAAAACACTCTGCATGCTAAAAAAGCCGCTATCTTATTTGACTCATCATCTGAGGTGCTAAAGGGCCAGGCCGAGGTATTTAAAAACACCTTTGAAAAAAACGGCGGCTCTGTATCAGCCTATGAGACCTACACACAGGGAGACAGAAATTTCTCCGCACAGCTTACTAACATAAAAAACTCCACCCCGGATGTTATCTTCCTGCCCTCATACTACAGCGATGTGCCCCTTGAGGTTCAACAGGCCCATCGCCTCGGTATTACAACACCATTTCTCGGTAGCGACGCATGGGCAAGCAGCGAGCTGCTTAAGCTCTGCGGTAAGGACTGCGACGGATACTACTTTAGCAGCCACTACAGCGCATCATCTAAATCGCCTGATACGGTAAAATTCGTAAAAGACTACGAGGCACTCTATAAAAACACCCCTGACGATGTTGCAGCTCTCACCTTTGACGCCTTCGGTATTGTCTTTGAGGCAATAAAGGCGGCAGGTAGTGCTGAGCCTGAGGCCATACGCAATGCCATCGCTCAGATAAAAGGTTATCACGGTGTGACCGGAAATATCTCGTTTACAGGGGAGACAGGAGACCCTGTCAAGGGTGTCGTTATTTTGGAAATTAAAAACGGAGCTTTTAACTGGTACACCGATGTTAACCCATAGAGCGAAGTGACTGTCTCTGCGATTGAATGCGGCTTGGTATGAGTTACCTAATTCAGCAGTTTTTAAACATACTTCAACTGGGCAGTCTCTATGCTCTCATAGCTATCGGGTACACGATGGTTTACGGGGTGCTTTCTTTAATTAACTTTGCACACGGTGATGTGTTTATGCTCGGTGCTTTTATATTTTTCTTAGCTGCTCTGTGGCTAAAATTATCCTTTATTCCGGCATTAATCGTGACCGTTTGTGTGACAGCGTGTGTGGGAGTATTGATTGAAAGGCTTGCTTACAGACCGTTAAGGAATGCTCCTAAAATGTCTGCAGTCATAACGGCTCTTGGCGTAGGGGTTTTTCTTGAAAATTTCACACTGGCGCTAAGCCCCTATCCTCAGCACATACCGGAAATAGTTAAAAACAGGGCGTGGGTAATGGGCCAGGTAACTGTGTCTTCAATTCAGACCATAATAATTGCAATATCTGTTACCCTCATGGTGATACTGGATTTTTTAGTAAGAAAGACGAGGTTTGGGATGGCCTTAAGAGCTATATCGTGGGACATATCAGCGGTTCCCCTTATGGGAATACCGGTTAACAGAATAATTTCCCAGACTTTTGCCTTAGGAGCAGCCCTTGGCGGCGCAGCCGGTGTTATGTACTCACTGGCCTATCCGGTAATAGACCCGTATATGGGAATAATGATAGGGTGGAAGGCGTTTATTTCGGCTGTCGTAGGTGGAATCGGTAATGTCCGGGGGGCAATGACAGGCGGCTTTATTTTAGGTACGGTAGAAATTGCTGTCACTATGTTTTTACCCTCTACCTATCGGGACATTGTGGCATTTACACTGCTGTTTGTGCTTTTAATCTTTCGGCCTTATGGAATCTTTGGAACTGCTCGTTTAGTAAAGCTATGAAAGTGGCTGCCTCCGCAAAAAAACTCGCAGTACCGGCTATTTTACTTGTTGGCTGTGCCCTCTCTTGCTCTGTCAGTAACTCTAACCTTGTTGACCGTTACGTTGAACTTGTTGTCATGTATGTTGGAATCAACTTTATATTAACCCTTAGCCTGAATCTTGTAAACGGTTATATGGGAGAGTTTTCCGTGGGGCACGCAGGGTTTATGGCAATAGGGGCATACACCTCAGCCATTATTACTGTAAAAGTGTTTTCACTTTCACTGGGGCCGTGGATTTTTCCTCTTGCGGTGCTTACAGGTGGTATGGCATCGGCATTAGCAGGGCTTTTAGTTGCTATTCCATCGTTTAAAATACGCGGGGATTACCTTGCAATTGTCACTCTTGCCTTTAATATGATAGTAAAATCAATCATAGAAAACGTGGATTTCCTGGGCGGCCCCAGAGGATACCTCGGAATAGCGAAACTAACGTCTCTGGTGTGGGTGTTTTTCTTTTCCTTTATGGCTCTTTGGGTAATAAGGAACTTTGTTTACAGCAACTATGGCAGAGGAGTGGTTTCTATTCGTGAGGA
It contains:
- a CDS encoding ABC transporter substrate-binding protein, translated to MVLLAVAVSLVLISTVGCSKKDSSVKAEGDVIKIGVIAELTGEIPAVGASCKNAAEMAVKTINDSGGIEVSGKKMKIKIQIEDNAGRAEQAASTAQKLITQEKVVAIIGPNSSGGAIPTSEITETAKIPMITPWSTNPKTTVDTRLGKPKRYAFRACYLDSFQGQVLALFAKNTLHAKKAAILFDSSSEVLKGQAEVFKNTFEKNGGSVSAYETYTQGDRNFSAQLTNIKNSTPDVIFLPSYYSDVPLEVQQAHRLGITTPFLGSDAWASSELLKLCGKDCDGYYFSSHYSASSKSPDTVKFVKDYEALYKNTPDDVAALTFDAFGIVFEAIKAAGSAEPEAIRNAIAQIKGYHGVTGNISFTGETGDPVKGVVILEIKNGAFNWYTDVNP
- the nifH gene encoding nitrogenase iron protein codes for the protein MRQIAIYGKGGIGKSTTTQNTVAALAEAGHKCMIVGCDPKADATRLILNRKAQATVMDMAREKGSVEDLEIGEVLLEGFLGIKCAESGGPEPGVGCAGRGVITAINFLEENGAYTPDLNYVFYDVLGDVVCGGFAMPIREGKAKEIYIVTSGEMMAMYAANNIARGILKYANSGGVRLGGLICNSRKTDKEAELIIALAEKLNTQMIHFIPRDNHVQRAELRRKTCIEYSPEHPQCDEYRALAKKIAENKNFVIPTPLEMEELEALLMEFGIMDGDVEAA
- a CDS encoding branched-chain amino acid ABC transporter permease; protein product: MSYLIQQFLNILQLGSLYALIAIGYTMVYGVLSLINFAHGDVFMLGAFIFFLAALWLKLSFIPALIVTVCVTACVGVLIERLAYRPLRNAPKMSAVITALGVGVFLENFTLALSPYPQHIPEIVKNRAWVMGQVTVSSIQTIIIAISVTLMVILDFLVRKTRFGMALRAISWDISAVPLMGIPVNRIISQTFALGAALGGAAGVMYSLAYPVIDPYMGIMIGWKAFISAVVGGIGNVRGAMTGGFILGTVEIAVTMFLPSTYRDIVAFTLLFVLLIFRPYGIFGTARLVKL
- a CDS encoding branched-chain amino acid ABC transporter permease codes for the protein MKVAASAKKLAVPAILLVGCALSCSVSNSNLVDRYVELVVMYVGINFILTLSLNLVNGYMGEFSVGHAGFMAIGAYTSAIITVKVFSLSLGPWIFPLAVLTGGMASALAGLLVAIPSFKIRGDYLAIVTLAFNMIVKSIIENVDFLGGPRGYLGIAKLTSLVWVFFFSFMALWVIRNFVYSNYGRGVVSIREDETAALIMGVDTKKVKIMTFMLSSFFAGVAGALYAHLLQFISPKSFDILKSTEILIMVYLGGIGSIAGSVLGATIYTVLLELLRPLGIWRMVIMPLVLVFLMIFRPKGITGLREFKWFIPSAEKKIKLFNYKV